In Engraulis encrasicolus isolate BLACKSEA-1 chromosome 15, IST_EnEncr_1.0, whole genome shotgun sequence, the following proteins share a genomic window:
- the LOC134464123 gene encoding probable inactive protein kinase DDB_G0270444 isoform X1 gives MKSWLQAREDIPGWSSEFFFSSNTGDGVNTSLLLAQFKRIWVELGLSKPPLTFEDLRRSLCMPVFMYYDVAASRWFFKDNPDKEEVVAHEEEAQEEVVEEEVNSQEVVVEEEVKCQEEVIQEEVVQDDAAQEEVVQDNQAQEEVVNEEVAQEHPDQEEVVKEEVKSQEVVVEQEVKCQEEVKCQEEVIQEEVVQDDSAQEEVKEQVAQGDLDQEGAQEEVVKEEVNSQEEVKCQEEVIQDDEAQEEVIQEDEAQEEVVEEEVKSQVEVGSQEEVIQEEVVKEDSDEQELVKEEVNSQKEVMEEEVVEEEVVKEDPAQEEVVKEEVNSQEEVKEEVAQEVVLKVDVIKEEVNSQEVVIKEELVEVKVIKEEVGHEEEGSSKEEVKWSRRKLMKREFCQEENSEEEVKNKILRTRVSVLLSPLSPRTMRRWTGKNHEEVDRSGKSPGNTGRSPLKQEEPWK, from the exons ATGAAGTCATGGCTGCAGGCCAGGGAGGACATCCCCGGTTGGAGCTCAGAGTTCTTCTTTTCCAGCAACACTGGAGACGGAGTGAATACTTCCCTCCTGCTGGCCCAGTTCAAACGGATTTGGGTGGAGCTGGGACTGTCAAAACCACCGCTAACCTTCGAAGACCTTCGGAGGTCCTTGTGTATGCCGGTGTTCATGTACTACGATGTGGCTGCCTCCAGATGGTTTTTTAAAGACAACCCAgacaaggaggaggtggtggcccaTGAGGAGGAGGCACAGGAGGAGGTGGTTGAAGAGGAGGTGAACAGCCAGGAGGTGGTGGTTGAAGAGGAGGTGAAGTGCCAGGAGGAGGTGATTCAAGAGGAGGTGGTTCAAGACGATGCAGCCCAGGAGGAGGTGGTTCAAGACaaccaggcccaggaagaggtgGTTAACGAGGAGGTGGCCCAAGAGCACCCGGACCAGGAGGAGGTGGTtaaagaggaggtgaagagcCAAGAGGTGGTGGTTGAACAGGAGGTGAAGTGCCAGGAGGAGGTGAAGTGCCAGGAGGAGGTGATTCAAGAGGAGGTGGTTCAAGACGACTCGGcccaggaggaggtgaaggagcagGTGGCCCAGGGGGACCTGGACCAGGAGGGGGCCCAGGAGGAGGTGGTTAAAGAAGAGGTGAACAGCCAGGAGGAGGTGAAGTGCCAGGAGGAGGTGATTCAAGACGACGAGGCCCAGGAGGAGGTGATTCAAGAAGACGAGGCCCAGGAGGAGGTGgttgaagaggaggtgaagagccAGGTGGAGGTGGGCAGCCAGGAGGAAGTGATTCAAGAGGAGGTGGTTAAGGAAGACTCGGACGAGCAGGAGTTGGTTAAGGAGGAGGTGAACAGCCagaaggaggtgatggaggaagaggtggtTGAAGAGGAGGTGGTAAAGGAAGACCCGGCCCAGGAGGAGGTGGTAAAGGAGGAGGTGAACAgccaggaggaggtgaaggaagaaGTGGCCCAGGAGGTGGTTCTCAAGGTGGATGTGATCAAGGAGGAGGTGAACAGCCAGGAGGTGGTGATTAAGGAGGAGCTGGTTGAAGTGAAGGTGATTAAGGAAGAGGTGGGTCacgaggaggaggggagtagCAAGGAGGAGGTGAAATGGAGCAGAAGGAAGCTTATGAAGAGGGAGTTCTGTCAGGAGGAGAACAGTGAGGAGGAGGTCAAG AACAAGATCTTAAGGACGAGGGTCTCTGTCCTGCTTTCACCGCTCAGCCCgagaaccatgaggaggtggacaggtaagaaccatgaggaggtggacag GTCGGGGAAGTCACCAGGGAACACCGGCAGGAGTCCCCTAAAACAAGAG GAACCTTGGAAATAA
- the LOC134464123 gene encoding probable inactive protein kinase DDB_G0270444 isoform X2 — translation MKSWLQAREDIPGWSSEFFFSSNTGDGVNTSLLLAQFKRIWVELGLSKPPLTFEDLRRSLCMPVFMYYDVAASRWFFKDNPDKEEVVAHEEEAQEEVVEEEVNSQEVVVEEEVKCQEEVIQEEVVQDDAAQEEVVQDNQAQEEVVNEEVAQEHPDQEEVVKEEVKSQEVVVEQEVKCQEEVKCQEEVIQEEVVQDDSAQEEVKEQVAQGDLDQEGAQEEVVKEEVNSQEEVKCQEEVIQDDEAQEEVIQEDEAQEEVVEEEVKSQVEVGSQEEVIQEEVVKEDSDEQELVKEEVNSQKEVMEEEVVEEEVVKEDPAQEEVVKEEVNSQEEVKEEVAQEVVLKVDVIKEEVNSQEVVIKEELVEVKVIKEEVGHEEEGSSKEEVKWSRRKLMKREFCQEENSEEEVKNKILRTRVSVLLSPLSPRTMRRWTGRGSHQGTPAGVP, via the exons ATGAAGTCATGGCTGCAGGCCAGGGAGGACATCCCCGGTTGGAGCTCAGAGTTCTTCTTTTCCAGCAACACTGGAGACGGAGTGAATACTTCCCTCCTGCTGGCCCAGTTCAAACGGATTTGGGTGGAGCTGGGACTGTCAAAACCACCGCTAACCTTCGAAGACCTTCGGAGGTCCTTGTGTATGCCGGTGTTCATGTACTACGATGTGGCTGCCTCCAGATGGTTTTTTAAAGACAACCCAgacaaggaggaggtggtggcccaTGAGGAGGAGGCACAGGAGGAGGTGGTTGAAGAGGAGGTGAACAGCCAGGAGGTGGTGGTTGAAGAGGAGGTGAAGTGCCAGGAGGAGGTGATTCAAGAGGAGGTGGTTCAAGACGATGCAGCCCAGGAGGAGGTGGTTCAAGACaaccaggcccaggaagaggtgGTTAACGAGGAGGTGGCCCAAGAGCACCCGGACCAGGAGGAGGTGGTtaaagaggaggtgaagagcCAAGAGGTGGTGGTTGAACAGGAGGTGAAGTGCCAGGAGGAGGTGAAGTGCCAGGAGGAGGTGATTCAAGAGGAGGTGGTTCAAGACGACTCGGcccaggaggaggtgaaggagcagGTGGCCCAGGGGGACCTGGACCAGGAGGGGGCCCAGGAGGAGGTGGTTAAAGAAGAGGTGAACAGCCAGGAGGAGGTGAAGTGCCAGGAGGAGGTGATTCAAGACGACGAGGCCCAGGAGGAGGTGATTCAAGAAGACGAGGCCCAGGAGGAGGTGgttgaagaggaggtgaagagccAGGTGGAGGTGGGCAGCCAGGAGGAAGTGATTCAAGAGGAGGTGGTTAAGGAAGACTCGGACGAGCAGGAGTTGGTTAAGGAGGAGGTGAACAGCCagaaggaggtgatggaggaagaggtggtTGAAGAGGAGGTGGTAAAGGAAGACCCGGCCCAGGAGGAGGTGGTAAAGGAGGAGGTGAACAgccaggaggaggtgaaggaagaaGTGGCCCAGGAGGTGGTTCTCAAGGTGGATGTGATCAAGGAGGAGGTGAACAGCCAGGAGGTGGTGATTAAGGAGGAGCTGGTTGAAGTGAAGGTGATTAAGGAAGAGGTGGGTCacgaggaggaggggagtagCAAGGAGGAGGTGAAATGGAGCAGAAGGAAGCTTATGAAGAGGGAGTTCTGTCAGGAGGAGAACAGTGAGGAGGAGGTCAAG AACAAGATCTTAAGGACGAGGGTCTCTGTCCTGCTTTCACCGCTCAGCCCgagaaccatgaggaggtggacag GTCGGGGAAGTCACCAGGGAACACCGGCAGGAGTCCCCTAA